From the Psilocybe cubensis strain MGC-MH-2018 chromosome 9, whole genome shotgun sequence genome, one window contains:
- a CDS encoding Acyl-CoA ligase AFT1-1, with protein MYLNSMFPNPAPFPASNAHNFFFKRPDQTAWPNFTVHIDLGTLNKDGLPRRLMYDDYLRNIDDLSTGLSAPVKQGGLGLQGWDEGVGVGDVNQEGGKEIIGIMGENSSEYITVIHACLRSTIPFAPISPYSTPFELTHALTLSKATRLFVDEKLLSSVLPVAEKVGLKLDYIHILKPNGTKSNLRNQTRISLSGIIETVRKRSIKTVPIQPATGRTLAYLVFSSGTSGLPKAVMISHGNLIYAMAQALTLFEATVQVYTPPAPPSPDGLPVTLAILPLHHSYGLHAYSFRCTFVPNTLLILPKWNADVALDAISRYKVSALTMIPSLIHQLVNHPNIDKADLGSVSSIMCGAAYLPPNLAKKLMKHTSAEVNLTEGYGMSEATIGAMVQPLDGMLDGRLRRIEGSTGVLLPGMEARLLKDEEAVPPSSTLPSSDIDCNVNEEGYLWLRSENISIGYWNNPKANSETFVGGWLRTGDRFRVDENGNFWFADRAKDTLKVSGSQVSPVEIENCLLSHPEGIIIDATVAGVSGGRTNDEKIPRAWVVLSATGKDQKKGWGKEKVIKELDRWHKANLSKYKWLRGGIEVVDEIPKSPTGKVLRRVLQEQYESRAKNSKSWFKGLKAKL; from the exons ATGTATCTCAACTCCATGTTCCCCAATCCCGCCCCATTTCCAGCTTCAAACGCTCacaatttcttcttcaagagGCCGGATCAGACAGCATGGCCAAACTTTACAGTACACATCGATCTTGGTACCCTAAATAAGGATGGACTCCCCAGACGCCTGATGTATGATGACTACCTTAGAAACATCGACGACTTGAGTACTGGTCTTAGTGCACCTGTAAAGCAAGGGGGTCTAGGCTTGCAGGGCTGGGATGAgggcgtcggcgtcggggATGTCAACCAAGAGGGTGGCAAGGAGATTATTGGAATTATGGGCGAAAACTCATCG GAATACATTACCGTCATCCACGCATGTCTGCGTTCAACTATACCGTTTGCCCCAATCTCACCCTACAGTACACCCTTCGAACTTACccatgcactgacattgtcaaaggcCACACGCCTCTTCGTTGATGAAAAGCTTCTTTCCTCAGTGCTTCCTGTAGCAGAGAAGGTTGGATTGAAGCTCGACTACATTCATATTCTCAAACCCAACGGAACCAAGTCCAACCTTCGAAACCAAACTCGAATATCATTGTCAGGGATCATAGAGACTGTACGAAAGCGCAGTATCAAGACGGTTCCGATACAGCCTGCAACAGGAAGAACTTTGGCATACCTCGTGTTCTCCAGTGGAACAAGTGGCCTTCCCAAAG CTGTCATGATATCACACGGGAATCTTATCTACGCCATGGCACAGGCATTAACACTCTTCGAGGCCACAGTACAGGTTTACACG cctcctgctcctcctaGCCCAGATGGTCTTCCTGTGACGCTTGCCATCCTACCACTGCACCATTCGTACGGACTCCATGCGTATAGTTTTCGGTGCACTTTCGTTCCAAACACGCTCCTTATCCTTCCAAAATGGAATGCCGATGTCGCTCTCGACGCAATTTCCAG ATATAAGGTGTCTGCCCTAACCATGATCCCTTCTCTCATCCATCAACTTGTAAATCATCCCAATATCGACAAAGCTGACCTGGGTAGTGTATCAAGTATCATGTGTGGCGCGGCCTATCTACCACCCAACCTCGCAAAGAAATTAATGAAACACACATCAGCGGAGGTAAATTTGACGGAAGGGTACGGAATGTCAGAAGCT ACTATCGGCGCCATGGTCCAGCCGCTAGATGGAATGCTTGATGGTAGACTCAGACGCATTGAGGGTTCCACCGGAGTTTTGCTGCCTGGAATGGAAGCGCGACTTCTgaaggatgaagaagctgtCCCTCCGTCATCCACACTGCCGTCCTCCGATATTGATTGCAACGTAAACGAAGAAGGGTATCTTTGGCTGCGCTCTGAAAATATTTCCATCGGATACTGGAACAATCCCAAAGCCAACAGCGAGACGTTTGTGGGAGGATGGTTACGAACAGGTGATCGATTCAGGGTTGATGAAAACGGAAACTTCTGGTTTGCTGATAGGGCAAAA GATACACTGAAGGTATCTGGCTCCCAAGTTTCCCCGGTGGAAATCGAAAATTGTCTGCTCTCGCATCCGGAAGGAATCATTATTGATGCTACAGTTGCGGGCGTAAGTGGTGGACGTACTAACGACGAAAAGATACCAAGAGCTTGGGTAGTACTTAGCGCAACCGGCAAAGATCAGAAGAAAGGTTGGGGTAAGGAGAAGGTTATCAAGGAGCTAGACCGCTGGCACAAGGCTAACCTAAGTAAGTATAAATGGCTCAGAGGAGGTATCGAAGTCGTCGATGAGATTCCCAAGTCACCTACTGGAAAGGTACTTCGTCGCGTGTTACAAGAGCAGTACGAATCTCGCGCAAAGAATTCGAAGAGTTGGTTTAAAGGATTGAAAGCCAAACTTTGA